A single region of the Pseudomonadota bacterium genome encodes:
- a CDS encoding adenylosuccinate synthase translates to MPSVGIVGVQWGDEGKGKIIDMLSSFADVIVRFQGGANAGHTIVAGGKKVILHLVPSGILHEGKYCIIGNGVVLDPEVLEKEINELKSSGHMKDDKKFMVSGLTHLIMPYHKKLDMLKESKIKNKIGTTGRGIGPAYEDKVSRMGIRVIDLFDKKIFSEKVKQNLEIKNFLIKRYYKDEPFKARDIIKKYDGYRKLLKKYSADTVSFLHKCIEKDKKMLFEGAQGTYLDIDHGTYPYVTSSNTVSGNIASGTGVPPTCINFIIGICKAYTTRVGEGPFPTELMDETGDKIRELGGEYGATTGRPRRCGWFDAVIARKAIKLNGITGLSITKLDVLDGFEKIKICTKYKIGDKVFDEPPMDVHTFSGCKPVYEEVPGWEVPLKGIRKYGDLPANAKSYLRRLEELVQAKIDIISTGPERENTIVLKNPFIQNL, encoded by the coding sequence ATGCCAAGCGTTGGAATAGTAGGAGTACAATGGGGTGATGAAGGTAAGGGCAAAATTATAGATATGCTCAGCAGTTTTGCTGATGTCATAGTACGGTTCCAGGGCGGAGCAAACGCCGGACATACTATAGTTGCAGGCGGCAAGAAAGTAATACTTCACCTTGTTCCTTCCGGCATATTGCATGAGGGAAAATATTGCATTATCGGTAATGGTGTTGTTCTGGATCCTGAGGTGCTGGAAAAAGAGATAAATGAACTGAAATCGTCTGGCCATATGAAAGATGATAAGAAATTCATGGTAAGTGGTCTGACACACCTTATTATGCCGTATCATAAGAAACTGGATATGCTAAAAGAGTCTAAGATTAAAAATAAAATAGGGACAACGGGTAGAGGCATAGGCCCTGCATATGAGGATAAAGTCAGCAGAATGGGTATCAGGGTAATTGACCTGTTTGATAAAAAAATATTTTCTGAAAAAGTAAAACAAAACCTTGAAATAAAAAACTTTTTAATAAAAAGATATTATAAGGATGAGCCTTTTAAAGCAAGGGATATTATAAAAAAATATGATGGATATCGAAAATTACTTAAAAAATACTCTGCTGATACTGTAAGTTTTCTTCACAAGTGTATAGAAAAAGACAAAAAAATGCTCTTCGAAGGTGCCCAGGGGACTTATCTTGATATTGACCATGGCACGTACCCTTACGTTACATCATCAAACACCGTATCCGGAAATATCGCTTCAGGCACAGGCGTACCGCCAACATGCATAAACTTTATAATCGGTATATGTAAGGCATATACGACAAGAGTAGGTGAAGGTCCATTTCCAACAGAATTGATGGATGAAACAGGAGATAAAATAAGGGAGCTTGGCGGTGAATATGGTGCTACGACAGGAAGGCCGAGAAGGTGTGGTTGGTTTGACGCTGTGATTGCCAGGAAAGCAATTAAGCTTAACGGGATTACAGGTCTCAGTATAACTAAACTCGATGTCCTTGATGGATTTGAGAAAATAAAGATATGTACGAAATATAAGATAGGAGACAAGGTTTTTGATGAACCCCCGATGGACGTTCACACCTTTTCAGGATGTAAGCCTGTTTATGAAGAGGTGCCCGGATGGGAAGTCCCATTAAAGGGAATTAGGAAGTATGGTGATTTGCCGGCGAATGCAAAAAGCTATTTAAGGAGATTGGAAGAGCTTGTTCAAGCTAAAATAGATATCATTTCAACCGGTCCTGAAAGAGAGAATACAATAGTGCTTAAAAACCCTTTTATACAAAACCTGTAA
- a CDS encoding Tim44 domain-containing protein, whose translation MKKVVKNRFDLLIIFTLLSFLFFIGMESFAFARAGGGRSSGSRGFSSGGSYQRSAPSGTYQQRQQQAAPQRSPVQQPAPSFGRSLLYGIGGGLLGGMIGSMLFGGRGYAGGGGWGGGGGFGFGDLIILLIIGGIIYFVFKRYRARKQEMLMSTTGAGYASSPSYGYNESAPETYEPPMQENNVSQNLRYIKDMDPYFDENKFKELAEDNFFKIQGAWTKRDLSGVGNLLSPQMFNTFQNDVNTYIANKQFNRLENVAVRQVEIVDAAQDQGEEYITVKFLANLLDYTIDEVSGQIISGSSMDPVKFCEYWTFNRKIGDKSWVLAGITQEKDY comes from the coding sequence ATGAAAAAAGTAGTAAAAAATAGATTTGATCTGCTCATAATTTTCACACTACTATCCTTTTTATTTTTTATTGGAATGGAATCTTTTGCTTTTGCCAGAGCTGGCGGGGGAAGATCATCAGGAAGCAGGGGCTTCAGTTCAGGAGGATCTTACCAAAGAAGCGCTCCATCCGGGACTTACCAGCAGCGTCAGCAGCAGGCTGCACCTCAAAGATCTCCGGTTCAGCAACCCGCTCCTTCATTCGGCAGGAGTCTGCTTTATGGTATAGGCGGCGGTCTTCTTGGAGGGATGATTGGCAGCATGCTTTTTGGAGGACGTGGCTATGCCGGTGGAGGCGGATGGGGCGGAGGCGGTGGATTCGGTTTTGGCGATCTTATTATTCTTTTGATCATCGGCGGTATAATTTATTTTGTATTCAAACGCTACCGGGCACGCAAACAGGAAATGTTGATGAGTACTACAGGGGCGGGTTATGCTTCTTCGCCCTCATATGGCTACAACGAATCTGCACCTGAGACATATGAACCACCAATGCAAGAGAATAACGTATCTCAGAACCTTCGTTATATAAAAGATATGGACCCATACTTTGACGAAAACAAATTCAAAGAACTCGCGGAAGATAATTTCTTTAAAATACAGGGGGCGTGGACAAAACGTGATTTGAGTGGTGTTGGAAACCTTCTTTCACCACAAATGTTTAACACATTTCAGAATGACGTAAACACATACATTGCAAATAAGCAGTTCAATCGTCTTGAAAACGTTGCAGTTCGACAGGTAGAGATAGTTGACGCTGCGCAGGATCAGGGCGAGGAATATATTACAGTAAAATTTCTTGCGAACCTGCTCGACTATACCATCGATGAAGTAAGCGGCCAGATAATATCGGGCAGTTCTATGGACCCGGTAAAATTTTGCGAATACTGGACCTTTAATAGAAAAATCGGCGACAAAAGTTGGGTTCTTGCCGGCATTACACAGGAGAAAGATTATTAA
- a CDS encoding 3-hydroxyacyl-CoA dehydrogenase NAD-binding domain-containing protein — protein MEIKTIGVLGAGVMGNGIAQVAAQAGYNVILRDIEDRFVESGIKNVDKFLAKSVEKGKMTAEAKNEVMGRIKGTTKMGDLKDVDFVVEVIIEVMDVKKKVFAELDEITRKDVILSTNTSSMSITEIATATKRPDKVIGMHFFNPVPLMKLVEIVRGHLTSDATYAVTADLTKKMGKEGVEVKIDIPAFIVNRLMIPHFIEAMKLYEQGVATKEDIDKAAKLGLNYPMGPFELMDLTGLDINLHVNEYLKKELPAELKWESSLELKNLVKIGRLGRKTGAGWYEYNK, from the coding sequence ATGGAAATCAAAACTATTGGAGTGTTAGGCGCAGGCGTTATGGGAAATGGAATTGCCCAGGTAGCTGCTCAGGCAGGCTACAACGTTATTCTGAGAGATATTGAAGACAGGTTCGTAGAAAGCGGTATAAAGAACGTCGATAAGTTTCTTGCAAAGAGCGTTGAAAAGGGAAAAATGACTGCAGAGGCTAAGAATGAGGTCATGGGAAGAATCAAAGGTACAACCAAGATGGGAGACCTCAAAGACGTGGACTTTGTCGTTGAGGTTATTATCGAAGTAATGGATGTAAAGAAAAAGGTATTTGCAGAACTGGATGAAATTACCAGAAAAGATGTAATACTTTCAACAAACACATCATCAATGTCGATTACCGAAATTGCAACGGCAACAAAGAGACCGGACAAAGTTATTGGTATGCATTTCTTTAATCCTGTGCCGCTTATGAAACTGGTGGAAATCGTAAGAGGCCATCTGACCAGTGATGCAACATATGCAGTAACTGCCGACCTGACAAAGAAGATGGGCAAAGAAGGAGTCGAAGTAAAGATTGATATTCCAGCATTTATCGTGAACAGACTTATGATACCGCACTTTATTGAAGCAATGAAACTTTACGAACAGGGTGTTGCAACAAAAGAAGATATCGACAAGGCTGCAAAACTTGGTCTGAATTACCCTATGGGGCCCTTTGAGTTGATGGATCTTACAGGCCTTGATATTAATTTGCATGTTAATGAATATTTAAAAAAAGAGTTACCTGCTGAACTGAAATGGGAATCTTCTCTGGAACTGAAGAATCTGGTAAAGATCGGAAGACTTGGAAGAAAGACAGGAGCCGGATGGTACGAATACAACAAGTAA
- a CDS encoding IclR family transcriptional regulator codes for MESINPKGFKRVPAIDKCFTLLDLLVKSKEPMGISDISGRLGINKSTVFNISHTLVDLDVLENSRNGKFTFGTRFYILANMAGKRSTLLQLVRPYLEHISEKTNLSVFLGLRSDCQAILIDKIDSAHGIKVSSEIGTQMPILAGAGIKAMLSQLSDEVIDEILARTELKRYTPLSIVDKDVYKEEILEVRKQGIAFDIGEYIDGMVGFAVPVKTYGNNVQAAIWAAGLVDQVPDSSRLWLISLMKKICEDINCRLQ; via the coding sequence ATGGAATCTATTAACCCAAAAGGATTTAAGAGAGTGCCGGCTATCGACAAGTGTTTTACTCTTCTGGATCTGCTTGTTAAATCTAAAGAACCCATGGGAATCAGCGACATATCCGGGCGACTTGGCATCAATAAGAGCACGGTGTTCAACATCAGTCACACTCTTGTAGATCTCGATGTACTTGAGAATAGCCGTAACGGAAAATTTACCTTTGGTACACGCTTTTATATCTTGGCAAACATGGCTGGGAAGCGATCAACGCTACTACAGCTTGTGCGCCCTTACCTTGAACATATAAGCGAGAAAACGAATCTGTCTGTTTTCTTAGGACTTCGCTCTGATTGCCAGGCTATACTAATTGACAAAATAGATTCAGCTCACGGGATCAAAGTATCATCGGAAATAGGCACACAGATGCCAATCCTTGCAGGTGCCGGGATTAAGGCGATGTTATCCCAACTATCTGATGAGGTAATCGATGAGATTCTGGCTCGAACAGAACTGAAGCGATATACACCCTTATCCATTGTCGACAAGGATGTCTATAAAGAGGAGATCCTTGAAGTTCGTAAACAAGGTATAGCGTTTGACATAGGAGAATATATTGATGGGATGGTGGGTTTTGCCGTACCTGTCAAGACATATGGCAATAATGTTCAAGCTGCTATCTGGGCAGCTGGTCTGGTAGACCAGGTACCCGACTCGTCACGTTTGTGGCTTATAAGTTTGATGAAAAAGATTTGCGAAGATATTAATTGTCGATTACAGTGA